One stretch of Prunus persica cultivar Lovell chromosome G1, Prunus_persica_NCBIv2, whole genome shotgun sequence DNA includes these proteins:
- the LOC109946638 gene encoding uncharacterized protein LOC109946638, with product MESGLTSKEKKRKIKQATVISQISTDLPPAEDDPVISFQKKDLLGLDMPHNDALVISIQIAQAMVDRIHAGEGSVTNILQLAVIQQMGLETKINKSARSLTGFNGATTVTVGTIDLDVYSPLVISSQTFMVINEVSPYNDILGRSWIGKMNAITSIAHQKIRYPIPGGGVGQINSDQVMARKCST from the coding sequence ATGGAGTCCGGGCTGAccagcaaagaaaagaagaggaagatcaaacaggcCACTGTGATCTCCCAAATCTCGACCGACCTTCCACCAGCAGAAGACGATCCTGTGATCagcttccaaaagaaagatctaCTTGGCCTCGACATGCCACATAACGATGCCCttgtcatcagcattcaaatcgCCCAGGCCATGGTCGACCGAATCCACGCAGGCGAAGGCAGCGTAACCAATATCCTGCAACTGGCGGTCATCCAGCAGATGGGCTTGGAAACAAAGATCAACAAATCAGCCAGATCGCTGACCGGCTTTAATGGTGCAACAACGGTTACCGTGGGCACGATAGACCTCGACGTCTACTCCCCACTTGTAATTAGCTCGCAAACATTTATGGTCATTAATGAGGTCTCACCATACAATGACATTCTTGGCAGATCATGGATAGGCAAGATGAATGCCATCACCTCCATTGCACATCAGAAAATTCGATACCCAATCCCAGGGGGTGGTGTCGGCCAAATTAACAGCGATCAAGTAATGGCGAGGAAATGCTCCACCTAA
- the LOC18793274 gene encoding B-box zinc finger protein 24, whose product MKIQCDVCEKAPATVICCADEAALCAKCDVEVHAANKLASKHQRLLLNCLSNKLPRCDICQDKAAFIFCVEDRALFCQDCDEPIHSANSLSANHQRFLATGIRVALSSSCTKEAETSSLEPPERSTQQISTKISAPQASGVLSPWGVDDLLQLSDFESSDKKESLEFGELEWIADMGLFGEQFPQEAMAAAEVPQLPASQPSNFASQRPPKSNVPYKKPRIEIADDDDEHFTVPDLGIF is encoded by the exons atgaaaatTCAGTGTGATGTGTGCGAGAAGGCTCCggcgacggtgatttgttgcGCTGACGAGGCAGCTCTGTGCGCCAAATGTGACGTTGAAGTGCACGCAGCAAATAAACTTGCAAGCAAGCACCAGAGGCTTCTTCTAAATTGCCTCTCCAACAAGCTCCCTAGATGTGACATATGCCAA GATAAGGCAGCTTTTATATTCTGCGTTGAAGACAGAGCCCTCTTTTGTCAGGATTGTGATGAACCAATTCATTCAGCCAATAGCCTCTCTGCAAACCACCAGAGGTTCCTTGCCACTGGAATCCGAGTGGCATTGAGCTCCAGTTGTACTAAGGAAGCTGAAACAAGTAGCTTGGAGCCACCCGAGCGTAGCACACAGCAgatttcaacaaaaatttcagCACCACAGGCTTCCGGCGTCTTGTCACCTTGGGGAGTCGATGACTTACTGCAATTATCAGATTTTGAATCTTCTGACAAG AAAGAGTCACTTGAGTTTGGAGAGCTTGAATGGATAGCAGATATGGGTCTTTTTGGTGAGCAGTTTCCTCAGGAGGCCATGGCAGCAGCTGAAGTTCCTCAGCTTCCAGCATCACAGCCAAGCAATTTTGCCTCACAAAGACCCCCAAAATCGAACGTCCCATACAAGAAGCCTAGGATTGAAATcgcagatgatgatgatgagcatTTTACCGTTCCTGATCTTGGCATATTTTAG